A single region of the Enterobacter cloacae complex sp. R_G8 genome encodes:
- a CDS encoding serine/threonine protein kinase, which produces MNDQAFTFQTLHPDTIMDALFEQGIRVDSGLTPLNSYENRVYQFQDEDRQRFVVKFYRPKRWSAEQIQEEHQFAHDLLNDEVPVAAPIKFNNQTLLMHEGFYYAVFPSLGGRQFEADNIDQMEWVARYLGRMHQTGCKTPFIARPTIGTQEYLIEPRQVFETSALIPSALKDAFLSATDKLIGAVKACWRDDISVLRLHGDCHAGNILWRDGPLFVDLDDARMGPAVQDLWMLLNGDKAEQRMQLETIIEAYEEFSPFNSDEIALIEPLRAMRFVYYLAWLIRRWDDPAFPRNFPWLTGEDYWRSQISTFTEQVKVLQEPPLQLTPMY; this is translated from the coding sequence ATGAACGACCAGGCTTTCACTTTCCAGACATTACACCCGGATACCATTATGGATGCGCTGTTTGAGCAGGGTATTCGGGTGGATTCCGGGCTAACCCCATTAAATAGCTACGAAAACCGCGTCTATCAATTCCAGGACGAGGATCGTCAGCGCTTCGTTGTGAAGTTCTATCGTCCCAAGCGCTGGTCCGCTGAACAAATTCAGGAAGAGCATCAGTTTGCTCACGATCTGCTGAATGATGAAGTTCCTGTTGCCGCACCGATAAAATTCAATAACCAAACGTTGCTTATGCACGAAGGGTTTTACTACGCCGTATTTCCCAGTCTGGGGGGCCGCCAGTTTGAAGCGGACAATATCGACCAAATGGAGTGGGTTGCCCGCTATCTGGGGCGCATGCATCAGACGGGATGCAAAACGCCGTTTATTGCCCGCCCGACTATAGGTACTCAGGAATACCTTATTGAACCCCGTCAGGTCTTCGAAACCTCAGCGCTTATCCCCTCTGCGTTGAAGGACGCGTTTCTCAGCGCGACGGATAAACTTATTGGGGCGGTAAAAGCCTGCTGGCGCGATGATATTTCCGTTCTGCGTCTGCATGGTGATTGTCATGCCGGGAATATTCTCTGGCGCGATGGCCCACTGTTTGTTGACCTCGATGATGCGCGGATGGGGCCGGCCGTGCAGGATTTGTGGATGCTGCTCAACGGCGACAAAGCCGAGCAACGTATGCAGCTTGAAACGATTATTGAAGCCTATGAAGAGTTTAGCCCTTTTAATTCAGACGAAATTGCCCTGATAGAGCCTTTACGCGCGATGCGTTTTGTTTATTATCTCGCATGGTTAATCAGGCGTTGGGATGACCCCGCATTTCCTCGTAATTTCCCGTGGCTTACCGGAGAGGATTACTGGCGTAGCCAGATATCCACATTTACTGAGCAGGTTAAGGTTCTTCAGGAGCCCCCTCTGCAATTAACGCCGATGTATTAA
- the dsbA gene encoding thiol:disulfide interchange protein DsbA: MKKIWLALAGMILAFSASAAQFTDGKQYITLEKPVAGEPQVLEFFSFYCPHCYQFEQVLHVSDNVKKKLPEGTKMTKYHVEFLGPLGKDLTQAWAVAIALGVEDKITSPMFEAVQKTQTVQTTADIRKVFVDAGVKGEDYDAAWNSFVVKSLVAQQEKAAADLQLQGVPAMYVNGKYQLNMQGMDTSSMDIFVQQYADTVKYLVEKK; this comes from the coding sequence ATGAAAAAAATTTGGCTGGCGCTGGCAGGTATGATTCTGGCATTTAGCGCTTCTGCTGCGCAGTTTACCGACGGCAAACAGTACATCACACTGGAAAAGCCCGTTGCTGGCGAGCCACAGGTTCTGGAGTTCTTTTCGTTCTATTGCCCACATTGCTACCAGTTCGAGCAGGTGCTGCATGTTTCTGACAACGTGAAGAAAAAGCTGCCGGAAGGCACCAAAATGACCAAATACCACGTAGAATTCCTGGGTCCATTGGGTAAAGACCTGACTCAGGCGTGGGCTGTTGCCATTGCACTGGGTGTGGAAGATAAGATCACTTCTCCAATGTTTGAAGCCGTGCAGAAAACCCAGACCGTTCAGACCACGGCTGATATCCGTAAAGTGTTCGTTGACGCTGGTGTGAAAGGTGAAGACTATGACGCTGCGTGGAACAGCTTTGTCGTGAAATCTCTGGTGGCTCAACAGGAAAAAGCTGCTGCCGATCTGCAACTGCAGGGCGTTCCGGCGATGTATGTTAACGGCAAATATCAGCTGAACATGCAGGGCATGGACACCAGCAGCATGGATATCTTCGTACAGCAGTACGCAGACACCGTGAAATACCTGGTCGAGAAGAAGTAA
- a CDS encoding acyltransferase, producing MSRLLAAITLLLSIILTILVTIACSVPIIIAGIIKLLLPLPTVWRAVSAFCNFMMYCWCEGLATLLYLNPHLKWDVEGLERLNKKNWYLLICNHHSWADIVVLCVLFRKHIPMNKYFLKQQLAWVPFIGLACWALDMPFMKRYSRSYLIRHPERRGKDVETTRRSCEKFRAHPTTIVNFVEGSRFTDEKRLQTRSPYQNLLPPKAAGIAMALNVLGAQFDKLLNVTLCYPENDKTPFFDMLSGKLTRIVVRVDLVPIDTELHGDYVNDKNFKRRFQLWLNTLWKEKDEQIENIKASNKNAGQ from the coding sequence ATGTCGAGATTGCTCGCTGCAATAACATTACTGTTAAGCATCATTTTAACTATTCTGGTGACGATCGCTTGTTCTGTACCGATCATCATCGCCGGGATAATTAAATTGCTGTTACCTTTGCCTACGGTTTGGCGAGCCGTGTCGGCGTTTTGTAATTTCATGATGTACTGCTGGTGCGAAGGGTTAGCCACCCTGCTGTACCTGAACCCCCATCTTAAGTGGGACGTTGAGGGTCTCGAAAGACTCAATAAAAAGAACTGGTATCTGCTGATCTGCAATCACCACAGCTGGGCCGACATCGTGGTGCTATGCGTGCTGTTCCGTAAGCATATCCCGATGAATAAATACTTCCTGAAGCAACAGCTGGCCTGGGTACCTTTTATCGGCCTGGCCTGCTGGGCGCTGGATATGCCATTTATGAAACGCTATTCGCGCAGCTATTTGATTCGTCACCCGGAGCGTCGTGGTAAAGATGTGGAAACGACGCGACGTTCGTGCGAGAAATTTCGCGCTCATCCAACGACAATTGTGAACTTTGTCGAAGGCTCACGGTTTACAGACGAGAAGCGTCTCCAGACTCGCTCTCCATACCAGAACCTGCTGCCGCCCAAGGCGGCGGGAATTGCAATGGCGCTTAACGTGCTGGGGGCGCAGTTCGATAAATTACTGAACGTGACGCTCTGCTATCCGGAAAACGATAAGACGCCTTTCTTCGATATGCTCAGCGGCAAGCTGACGCGTATTGTTGTTCGTGTCGATCTGGTGCCAATTGATACCGAACTGCATGGGGATTACGTTAACGATAAGAACTTCAAACGTCGTTTCCAGCTTTGGCTTAATACGCTCTGGAAAGAGAAAGATGAGCAGATAGAGAACATCAAAGCTTCAAACAAAAACGCCGGTCAATGA
- the polA gene encoding DNA polymerase I: MVQIPENPLILVDGSSYLYRAYHAFPPLTNSAGEPTGAMYGVLNMLRSLILQYQPTHAAVVFDAKGKTFRDELFEHYKSHRPPMPDDLRAQIEPLHAMVKAMGLPLLAVSGVEADDVIGTLAREAEKMGRPVLISTGDKDMAQLVTPGITLINTMTNTILGPEEVVAKYGVPPELIIDFLALMGDSSDNIPGVPGVGEKTAQALLQGLGGLDTLYAESDKIAGLSFRGAKTMAGKLEENKEVAYLSYKLATIKTDVELELGCEQLEVQQPSADDLLGLFKKYEFKRWTTDVEAGKWLQAKGAKPAAKPKETIVIDADDQAEEEAAALSFEHYETVLEESQLVAWIEKLKKAPVFAFDTETDSLDNIIANMVGLSFATEPGIAAYVPVAHDYLDAPEQLSRERVLELLKPILEDDKALKVGQNLKYDRGILQNYGIELRGIAFDTMLESYILDSVAGRHDMDSLSDRWLKHKTITFEEIAGKGKNQLTFNQIALEEAGRYAAEDADVTLQLHLKMWPKLQKHEGPLNVFQNIEMPLVPVLSRIERNGVKIDPTVLHNHSGELAQRLTELEQKAHELAGEPFNLSSPKQLQTILFEKQGIKPLKKTPGGAPSTSEEVLEELALDYPLPKVILEYRGLAKLKSTYTDKLPLMINPKTGRVHTSYHQAVAATGRLSSTDPNLQNIPVRNEEGRRIRQAFIAPDDYLIVSADYSQIELRIMAHLSRDKGLLTAFAEGKDIHRATAAEVFGLPLDSVTNEQRRSAKAINFGLIYGMSAFGLSRQLNIPRKESQKYMDLYFERYPGVLEYMERTRAQAKEKGYVETLDGRRLYLPDIKSSNAARRAGAERAAINAPMQGTAADIIKRAMIAVDAWLEKEKPRVKMIMQVHDELVFEVHKDDLDSVSKKIHELMESSMKLDVPLLVEVGSGENWDQAH; this comes from the coding sequence ATGGTTCAGATCCCAGAAAACCCTCTTATTCTCGTCGACGGCTCTTCTTACCTGTATCGGGCGTATCATGCGTTTCCTCCTCTGACCAATAGCGCAGGGGAACCTACCGGCGCGATGTACGGTGTGCTTAACATGCTGCGCAGCCTGATCCTTCAGTATCAGCCAACCCACGCGGCAGTCGTATTTGATGCGAAAGGCAAAACCTTCCGCGATGAGCTGTTTGAGCATTACAAATCCCACCGTCCGCCAATGCCTGACGATCTGCGTGCGCAGATTGAGCCGCTGCATGCGATGGTGAAAGCGATGGGTCTGCCACTGCTGGCGGTTTCAGGTGTGGAAGCGGATGACGTCATTGGCACTCTGGCCCGTGAAGCCGAAAAAATGGGCCGTCCGGTTCTCATCAGTACTGGTGATAAAGATATGGCGCAGCTGGTGACGCCAGGGATCACCCTGATTAACACCATGACCAACACCATCCTCGGCCCTGAAGAGGTGGTCGCAAAATATGGCGTGCCGCCAGAGCTGATTATCGACTTCCTCGCATTGATGGGCGACTCATCAGATAACATCCCGGGCGTGCCGGGCGTTGGCGAAAAAACGGCACAGGCGCTCCTTCAGGGACTGGGTGGGCTGGATACGCTGTATGCGGAGTCTGACAAAATCGCCGGGCTCTCCTTCCGTGGCGCAAAAACTATGGCCGGGAAGCTGGAAGAGAATAAAGAGGTGGCTTATCTCTCCTATAAGCTGGCGACGATTAAAACCGATGTTGAGCTGGAACTGGGATGTGAACAGCTAGAAGTGCAACAGCCATCAGCAGACGATCTGCTGGGTTTGTTTAAAAAATATGAATTTAAGCGCTGGACCACCGACGTGGAAGCCGGTAAATGGCTGCAGGCAAAAGGCGCCAAACCTGCAGCGAAGCCAAAAGAGACGATTGTCATCGATGCCGACGATCAGGCAGAAGAGGAAGCCGCTGCGCTCTCTTTTGAGCACTACGAAACCGTTCTTGAAGAGTCACAGCTGGTTGCCTGGATCGAGAAACTGAAAAAAGCGCCGGTGTTTGCTTTCGACACGGAAACCGACAGTCTGGATAACATTATCGCCAATATGGTGGGCCTGTCCTTTGCGACAGAGCCGGGTATCGCTGCTTATGTTCCCGTTGCACATGATTACCTGGACGCTCCGGAGCAACTCTCTCGCGAACGCGTGCTTGAGCTGCTTAAGCCGATTCTGGAAGACGACAAGGCGTTGAAGGTAGGGCAAAACCTCAAATACGACCGCGGTATTCTGCAAAACTATGGTATTGAGCTGCGCGGTATCGCGTTTGATACCATGCTGGAATCCTACATTCTGGACAGTGTAGCGGGTCGTCATGATATGGACTCCCTGTCTGACCGCTGGCTGAAGCACAAAACCATCACCTTCGAAGAGATTGCCGGAAAAGGCAAAAATCAGCTCACCTTTAACCAGATTGCGCTGGAAGAGGCAGGACGCTACGCGGCAGAAGATGCCGACGTCACGCTGCAGTTGCATCTGAAAATGTGGCCAAAACTGCAGAAGCACGAAGGGCCGCTGAATGTGTTTCAGAACATCGAGATGCCGCTGGTACCTGTCCTTTCACGCATCGAGCGTAACGGCGTAAAAATCGACCCGACGGTACTGCACAACCACTCGGGTGAACTTGCCCAGCGTCTGACCGAACTTGAGCAAAAGGCGCATGAGCTTGCCGGTGAGCCGTTTAACCTCTCATCGCCAAAACAGCTGCAAACCATCCTGTTTGAAAAGCAGGGGATCAAACCGCTGAAGAAAACGCCAGGCGGTGCACCATCCACCTCGGAAGAGGTGCTGGAGGAGCTGGCGCTGGATTATCCACTGCCAAAAGTCATTCTGGAGTACCGTGGTCTGGCAAAGCTGAAATCGACTTACACCGATAAGCTGCCGCTGATGATCAACCCGAAAACGGGTCGTGTGCATACCTCATACCATCAGGCGGTGGCGGCTACTGGTCGACTCTCCTCGACCGATCCAAACTTGCAGAACATCCCAGTACGAAATGAAGAAGGGCGACGCATTCGTCAGGCGTTTATTGCGCCTGATGACTATCTGATTGTCTCTGCTGACTACTCGCAAATCGAGCTGCGCATTATGGCGCACCTCTCGCGTGATAAGGGGCTGCTGACAGCATTTGCCGAAGGGAAGGATATCCACCGGGCAACCGCCGCTGAAGTCTTCGGTCTGCCGCTGGACAGCGTGACAAACGAACAACGCCGCAGCGCGAAAGCAATCAACTTCGGCCTGATTTACGGCATGAGCGCCTTCGGTCTTTCACGCCAGCTCAATATTCCGCGTAAAGAGTCGCAGAAGTATATGGATCTCTACTTCGAGCGTTATCCGGGTGTACTGGAGTATATGGAACGCACCCGCGCTCAGGCGAAGGAGAAAGGCTACGTTGAAACCCTGGACGGTCGTCGTCTCTACCTACCTGACATCAAATCCAGCAATGCGGCGCGCCGTGCGGGCGCAGAACGTGCCGCAATCAACGCCCCGATGCAAGGAACCGCTGCTGACATTATCAAACGCGCAATGATTGCCGTGGATGCCTGGCTGGAAAAAGAGAAACCGCGTGTGAAAATGATCATGCAGGTACACGATGAACTGGTGTTCGAAGTGCACAAAGACGATCTCGATAGCGTGTCGAAGAAGATCCACGAACTGATGGAAAGCAGCATGAAACTTGATGTGCCGTTGCTGGTGGAAGTGGGGAGTGGTGAAAACTGGGATCAGGCTCACTAA
- the yihA gene encoding ribosome biogenesis GTP-binding protein YihA/YsxC, with translation MTTWNYQQTHFVTSAPDIRHLPSDTGIEVAFAGRSNAGKSSALNTLTNQKSLARTSKTPGRTQLINLFEVAEGKRLVDLPGYGYAQVPEEMKIKWQRALGEYLEKRMCLKGLVVLMDIRHPLKDLDQQMIDWAVASDIAVLVLLTKADKLASGARKAQVNMVREAVLAFNGDVQVEPFSSLKKQGVDKLRQKLDSWFNELEPATEAEEE, from the coding sequence GTGACTACCTGGAACTACCAACAGACGCATTTTGTCACCAGTGCGCCCGATATTCGCCACCTGCCTTCTGATACCGGCATCGAAGTGGCCTTTGCTGGCCGCTCGAATGCGGGTAAATCCAGCGCTCTGAATACGCTGACCAATCAGAAGAGCCTGGCGCGTACCTCAAAAACACCTGGCCGAACTCAGCTCATTAACCTGTTTGAAGTGGCTGAAGGCAAACGCCTGGTCGACTTACCGGGGTACGGTTACGCGCAGGTACCGGAAGAGATGAAGATCAAGTGGCAGCGTGCGCTGGGTGAATACCTGGAAAAACGCATGTGCCTGAAAGGTCTGGTCGTGCTGATGGATATCCGTCACCCGCTGAAAGACCTTGATCAGCAGATGATCGACTGGGCTGTCGCAAGTGATATTGCTGTTCTGGTGCTGCTGACAAAAGCGGATAAGCTGGCGAGCGGCGCGCGTAAAGCGCAGGTGAATATGGTTCGCGAAGCAGTACTGGCCTTCAATGGTGACGTGCAGGTTGAGCCGTTCTCCTCGCTGAAAAAGCAGGGGGTGGATAAGCTGCGTCAGAAGCTCGATAGCTGGTTCAACGAGCTGGAACCCGCGACAGAAGCGGAAGAAGAGTAA
- the yihI gene encoding Der GTPase-activating protein YihI, whose translation MKKPTSAAGAKRPAKARRKTREELNQEARDRKRDKKHRGHAAGSRANGGGASGASAKNKPQKDPRIGSKTPIPLGVTDTPVTKQHKPKSEKPMLSPQAELDLLENDERLDALLERLEEGETLTADEQSWVDAKLDRIDELMQKLGLSYDDDEDEEEDEKQEDMMRLLKGGN comes from the coding sequence ATGAAAAAACCGACCTCCGCAGCGGGCGCTAAACGCCCTGCCAAAGCACGCCGCAAAACGCGCGAAGAACTGAACCAGGAAGCGCGCGATCGCAAACGCGATAAAAAACATCGCGGTCATGCTGCGGGTAGCCGTGCAAACGGTGGCGGTGCATCTGGCGCTTCTGCGAAAAATAAGCCGCAGAAAGATCCGCGTATCGGCAGTAAAACTCCCATTCCACTGGGCGTGACAGACACCCCGGTCACTAAGCAGCACAAACCAAAGAGCGAGAAACCTATGCTTTCACCGCAGGCTGAGCTGGATTTGCTGGAGAACGATGAGCGCCTGGACGCGCTGCTGGAACGTCTTGAAGAGGGTGAAACCCTGACCGCCGACGAGCAGTCATGGGTGGATGCCAAACTGGATCGCATCGATGAACTGATGCAGAAGCTGGGCCTGTCATACGACGATGACGAAGACGAAGAAGAAGACGAAAAGCAGGAAGATATGATGCGTCTTCTGAAGGGTGGAAACTAA
- the hemN gene encoding oxygen-independent coproporphyrinogen III oxidase, whose product MSVPSIDWDLALIQKYNYSGPRYTSYPTALEFSDAFGEGEFQQAIARYPERPLSLYVHIPFCHKLCYFCGCNKIVTRQQHKADQYLDALEQEILHRAPLFTGRHVSQLHWGGGTPTYLNKAQISRLMALLRGNFNFKEDAEISIEVDPREIELDVLDHLRAEGFNRLSMGVQDFNKEVQRLVNREQDEEFIFALLNHAREIGFTSTNIDLIYGLPKQTPDSFAFTLKRVAELNPDRLSVFNYAHLPTLFAAQRKIKDADLPSAQQKLDILQETITSLTETGYQFIGMDHFARPDDELAIAQREGVLHRNFQGYTTQGDTDLLGMGVSAISMIGDCYAQNQKELKLYYQQVDEKGNALWRGIALTRDDCIRRDVIKALICNFRLDFSDVESLWDLHFSDYFAEDLKLLAPLAKDGLVDVSESAIEVTPKGRLLIRNICMCFDAYLRQKARLQQFSRVI is encoded by the coding sequence ATGTCTGTACCATCTATCGACTGGGATTTGGCCCTGATCCAGAAGTATAACTATTCCGGGCCGCGTTATACGTCATACCCTACCGCGCTGGAATTCTCTGATGCCTTCGGCGAGGGTGAGTTTCAGCAGGCTATCGCGCGCTATCCAGAGCGCCCGCTGTCGCTCTACGTCCATATTCCGTTCTGCCATAAACTCTGCTACTTCTGTGGCTGCAATAAAATCGTCACCCGTCAGCAGCATAAAGCCGATCAGTATCTGGATGCGCTGGAGCAGGAAATTTTGCACCGCGCGCCGTTGTTTACTGGTCGTCACGTCAGCCAGCTTCACTGGGGCGGCGGTACGCCAACCTATCTGAATAAAGCACAGATCAGCCGCTTGATGGCGCTTTTACGCGGCAACTTCAATTTTAAGGAAGATGCAGAAATCTCGATCGAGGTCGATCCGCGAGAAATCGAGCTGGATGTGCTGGATCATTTACGTGCCGAAGGCTTCAATCGCCTGAGTATGGGCGTGCAGGACTTCAATAAAGAGGTCCAGCGTCTGGTGAACCGCGAGCAGGACGAAGAATTTATCTTTGCCTTACTCAACCATGCGCGTGAAATTGGTTTCACCTCAACCAATATCGACCTGATATACGGCCTGCCAAAGCAGACGCCGGACAGCTTTGCTTTCACGCTTAAACGCGTAGCCGAACTCAACCCGGACCGCCTGAGCGTATTTAATTATGCGCATCTGCCGACGCTCTTTGCCGCGCAGCGCAAAATCAAAGATGCCGATCTGCCTTCTGCTCAACAGAAGCTGGATATTCTGCAGGAAACCATTACCTCGCTGACCGAAACCGGCTATCAGTTTATTGGCATGGATCACTTTGCCCGTCCGGATGACGAGCTGGCCATTGCTCAGCGCGAAGGGGTACTGCATCGTAACTTCCAGGGTTACACCACCCAGGGCGATACCGATTTGCTGGGGATGGGCGTTTCCGCCATCAGCATGATTGGTGACTGCTACGCGCAGAACCAGAAAGAGTTGAAGCTCTACTATCAGCAGGTGGATGAAAAGGGCAACGCGCTGTGGCGCGGCATCGCGTTAACACGTGACGACTGCATTCGTCGTGATGTGATTAAGGCGCTTATCTGCAACTTCCGTCTCGATTTCAGCGACGTTGAGTCGCTGTGGGATCTGCACTTCAGCGATTATTTTGCAGAAGACCTGAAGCTCCTGGCGCCGCTGGCGAAAGACGGGCTGGTGGATGTGTCGGAGAGTGCGATTGAGGTCACGCCGAAAGGGCGTTTGTTGATTCGTAATATCTGCATGTGCTTTGACGCTTACCTTCGCCAGAAAGCGCGTCTGCAGCAGTTCTCGCGTGTGATTTAA
- a CDS encoding YshB family small membrane protein, whose product MLETLVNMLSSGAAESHTPQTAVAAVLCAALVGLFS is encoded by the coding sequence ATGCTGGAAACATTAGTCAATATGCTCTCTAGCGGAGCAGCTGAAAGCCACACGCCGCAAACCGCAGTTGCTGCTGTGTTGTGTGCGGCGCTGGTTGGGCTGTTTAGCTAG
- the glnG gene encoding nitrogen regulation protein NR(I), protein MQRGIVWVVDDDSSIRWVLERALTGAGLSCTTFESGSEVLDALTTKTPDVLLSDIRMPGMDGLALLKQIKQRHPMLPVIIMTAHSDLDAAVSAYQQGAFDYLPKPFDIDEAVALVERAISHYQEQQQPRNAPDFGPTTDIIGEAPAMQDVFRIIGRLSRSSISVLINGESGTGKELVAHALHRHSPRAKAPFIALNMAAIPKDLIESELFGHEKGAFTGANTIRQGRFEQADGGTLFLDEIGDMPLDVQTRLLRVLADGQFYRVGGYAPVKVDVRIIAATHQNLEQRVQEGKFREDLFHRLNVIRVHLPPLRERREDIPRLARHFLQVAARELGVEAKQLHPETDAALTRLAWPGNVRQLENTCRWLTVMAAGQEVLIQDLPAELFEATAPESSTGHALPDSWATLLAQWADRALRSGHQNLLSEAQPEMERTLLTTALRHTQGHKQEAARLLGWGRNTLTRKLKELGME, encoded by the coding sequence ATGCAACGAGGGATAGTCTGGGTAGTCGATGACGATAGCTCCATCCGTTGGGTGCTTGAACGCGCGCTCACAGGAGCGGGATTAAGCTGCACGACGTTTGAGAGCGGCAGCGAAGTGCTCGACGCACTCACCACCAAAACGCCGGATGTTCTGCTGTCGGATATTCGTATGCCGGGTATGGACGGGCTGGCGCTTTTAAAGCAGATCAAACAACGCCACCCGATGCTTCCGGTCATCATAATGACGGCACACTCCGATCTGGATGCCGCCGTGAGCGCCTATCAGCAAGGGGCATTCGATTACCTGCCCAAACCGTTTGATATCGACGAAGCGGTCGCGCTGGTTGAGCGTGCCATTAGCCATTACCAGGAGCAGCAACAGCCCCGTAATGCCCCCGATTTCGGCCCTACCACGGACATCATTGGCGAAGCACCGGCCATGCAGGATGTGTTTCGCATTATTGGCCGTCTGTCGCGTTCGTCCATCAGCGTACTGATTAACGGTGAATCGGGAACCGGGAAAGAGTTGGTCGCGCACGCCTTACATCGCCACAGCCCGCGGGCAAAAGCGCCGTTTATCGCCCTCAATATGGCGGCGATCCCGAAGGATTTGATTGAATCCGAACTGTTCGGCCACGAGAAAGGGGCATTTACCGGTGCGAATACCATTCGTCAGGGCCGCTTCGAACAGGCAGATGGGGGAACGTTGTTCCTGGATGAAATTGGTGATATGCCTCTGGATGTTCAGACCCGCCTTCTGCGTGTGCTGGCCGACGGACAGTTTTATCGCGTAGGCGGTTATGCGCCAGTAAAAGTGGATGTGCGCATTATTGCCGCGACACACCAGAATCTGGAGCAGCGCGTGCAGGAGGGTAAATTCCGTGAGGATTTATTCCATCGCCTGAACGTTATTCGCGTCCATCTGCCGCCGTTACGTGAACGCCGTGAAGATATCCCTCGCCTGGCACGTCACTTCCTGCAGGTTGCCGCGCGTGAACTGGGTGTAGAAGCTAAACAGCTTCACCCGGAAACCGATGCCGCCCTCACCCGCCTGGCCTGGCCGGGGAACGTGCGTCAGCTGGAAAACACCTGTCGTTGGCTCACCGTCATGGCCGCCGGACAGGAGGTATTGATTCAGGATTTACCGGCTGAGCTTTTTGAAGCGACCGCGCCCGAAAGCAGCACAGGCCATGCGCTGCCGGACAGCTGGGCGACGCTGCTGGCACAGTGGGCCGACCGCGCGCTGCGTTCCGGTCATCAAAATTTGCTTTCTGAGGCGCAGCCGGAGATGGAACGCACGTTGTTAACCACCGCACTCCGTCATACGCAGGGCCATAAACAGGAAGCAGCCCGCCTGCTGGGATGGGGACGTAATACCCTGACACGCAAGCTTAAAGAGCTGGGAATGGAGTGA
- the glnL gene encoding nitrogen regulation protein NR(II) has protein sequence MATGTLPDAGQILNSLINSILLVDDELAVHYANPAAQQLLAQSARKLFGTPLPELLSYFSLNIGLMQESLQAGQGFTDNEVTLVIDGRSHILSLTAQRLPEGLILLEMAPMDNQRRLSQEQLQHAQQIAARDLVRGLAHEIKNPLGGLRGAAQLLTKALPDPALAEYTNVIIEQADRLRNLVDRLLGPQQPGMHVSESIHKVAERVVKLVSMELPENVTLVRDYDPSLPELAHDPDQIEQVLLNIVRNALQALGPEGGEIILRTRTAFQLTLHGVRYRLAARIDVEDNGPGIPSHLQDTLFYPMVSGREGGTGLGLSIARSLIDQHSGKIEFTSWPGHTEFSVFLPIKK, from the coding sequence ATGGCAACTGGCACGCTGCCCGATGCTGGGCAGATCCTCAATTCGTTAATTAACAGCATTTTGCTGGTCGATGACGAGCTGGCTGTTCATTACGCCAACCCGGCGGCGCAGCAACTGCTCGCCCAAAGCGCACGCAAACTGTTTGGCACTCCGCTGCCAGAATTATTGAGCTATTTTTCGCTGAACATTGGCCTGATGCAGGAAAGTCTGCAGGCCGGTCAGGGGTTCACCGATAACGAAGTGACGCTGGTCATCGACGGGCGCTCGCATATTTTGTCGCTCACCGCGCAACGTCTTCCTGAAGGGTTGATCCTGCTCGAAATGGCGCCGATGGACAATCAGCGCCGACTGAGCCAGGAGCAACTTCAACATGCGCAGCAAATTGCCGCCCGCGATCTGGTGCGGGGCCTGGCGCATGAAATCAAAAACCCACTGGGCGGATTACGCGGGGCGGCGCAGCTGTTAACCAAAGCGCTGCCGGACCCTGCGCTGGCGGAGTATACCAACGTCATCATTGAGCAGGCCGACCGTCTGCGCAACCTGGTTGACCGCCTCCTCGGGCCGCAACAGCCAGGCATGCACGTTTCAGAAAGCATTCATAAAGTCGCTGAGCGGGTGGTGAAACTCGTTTCGATGGAGCTGCCGGAGAACGTCACCCTGGTGCGGGATTATGACCCCAGCCTGCCGGAACTGGCGCACGATCCGGACCAGATTGAGCAGGTCCTGTTGAATATTGTGCGTAATGCGCTGCAGGCTCTGGGACCGGAAGGCGGCGAAATCATTTTGCGTACCCGTACCGCTTTCCAGCTCACCTTGCATGGCGTGCGCTATCGGCTGGCGGCACGCATCGACGTTGAGGATAACGGGCCGGGGATCCCGTCTCATCTGCAGGACACCCTGTTCTACCCGATGGTCAGCGGTCGCGAAGGCGGTACCGGGCTGGGGTTATCCATTGCCCGCAGTTTGATCGATCAACACTCTGGAAAAATTGAATTTACCAGTTGGCCGGGACATACCGAGTTTTCGGTTTTCCTGCCGATTAAAAAATAA